A region from the Leptospirillum ferriphilum ML-04 genome encodes:
- a CDS encoding DUF4398 domain-containing protein: MKLRHERRSSYQKYAAGVISLSVALLIMGGCASSGPRPDAEITRASTLIDQSERAGSRNYAAFDLVNAKKKLKEAKKMEKEGNFRKARYLAKEAGVDAELATAKTQTAKAKEAEEQLKKSSQVLEKEINSGQ; encoded by the coding sequence ATGAAACTGAGACATGAAAGGCGTTCGTCTTATCAAAAATATGCAGCCGGAGTCATCTCCCTGTCCGTCGCGCTCCTGATCATGGGTGGCTGCGCAAGTTCAGGTCCCCGGCCGGATGCCGAAATCACCCGCGCCTCCACTCTGATTGATCAATCGGAACGGGCAGGATCACGAAACTATGCAGCCTTTGATCTCGTGAACGCGAAGAAAAAGTTGAAAGAAGCCAAAAAAATGGAGAAAGAGGGGAATTTCAGAAAGGCGCGTTACCTTGCGAAAGAGGCGGGCGTGGATGCCGAACTGGCCACGGCAAAGACCCAGACCGCTAAAGCAAAGGAAGCCGAAGAACAGTTGAAGAAAAGCAGTCAGGTGCTGGAGAAGGAAATCAACTCCGGACAATAG
- a CDS encoding OmpA family protein, with translation MKNSPLLKKLAIVGLASLTLSGCASAPPHDSKLDSAQMSLQNALNDENLKQAAPEQLDKASDALKHARELLKNGAPKKDVDHYVYLATQRIKIAEQKEKAAELQKEIKKASAHRDQIMLEANQAKIEHLKRELLKMKAKETNRGLVLTLGNVLFDLNKADLKPGGMRTIKKLAEFMQSDPKRNVMIEGYTDSTGTAAYNEKLSLKRAESVRDALVNDGINPQRIVTKGYGPKYPIASNKTADGRQQNRRVEIVISDEKGLFPKSR, from the coding sequence ATGAAAAATTCGCCCCTTTTGAAAAAACTGGCAATCGTCGGGCTTGCCAGCCTGACTCTGTCGGGATGCGCTTCTGCTCCTCCACACGACTCCAAACTCGATTCCGCCCAGATGTCTCTCCAGAACGCCCTGAATGACGAGAATCTCAAGCAGGCCGCTCCGGAACAGCTGGACAAGGCGTCCGACGCCCTGAAGCACGCCAGGGAGCTGTTGAAGAATGGAGCTCCCAAAAAAGATGTCGATCACTACGTCTATCTTGCGACCCAGCGGATCAAGATTGCCGAGCAAAAAGAAAAGGCCGCAGAGCTTCAGAAAGAAATCAAGAAGGCAAGTGCCCATCGCGACCAGATCATGCTTGAAGCGAATCAGGCGAAAATTGAACACCTGAAGCGGGAACTGCTCAAGATGAAGGCCAAGGAAACAAACCGGGGACTCGTTCTGACGCTCGGGAACGTCCTCTTCGATCTCAACAAGGCGGATCTGAAGCCCGGCGGGATGCGAACGATCAAGAAACTGGCAGAATTCATGCAAAGCGACCCCAAGCGCAATGTCATGATCGAAGGGTACACCGACAGCACGGGAACGGCGGCATACAACGAAAAATTGTCCCTGAAACGGGCGGAATCGGTCCGGGATGCCCTGGTCAATGACGGTATCAATCCCCAGAGGATAGTGACCAAAGGATATGGACCAAAATATCCGATTGCCAGCAACAAAACAGCGGACGGACGTCAGCAAAACCGACGGGTGGAAATCGTGATCTCCGATGAGAAGGGGCTGTTTCCGAAGAGCCGTTAG
- a CDS encoding metallophosphoesterase, translated as MRIQFASDLHVEFDSKPLRRNHLKGDVLVLAGDIAGSPRQLVRYLQFLHSPVPVFLVLGNHEFYGHPWERGTDLYRMALEREMPNVRLLERESVVHNGVRFLGSTLWTDFFGGVQGPVSEEKMLDFQKIWKLDGEPLRWKNVMEEFEISRAWLQAELEKPFSGKTVVLTHHPPSLLSNDPSFLDSPVSGAFCNRLDDLVEKTCPDIWIHGHTHNTADYRIGNTRILCNPYGYRGIEINPDWNEESMVEVGE; from the coding sequence ATGCGCATTCAATTCGCAAGCGACTTGCATGTGGAATTCGATTCGAAACCATTGCGCCGGAACCATCTGAAAGGAGATGTGCTTGTTCTGGCAGGGGATATCGCGGGATCACCCCGACAGCTGGTCCGCTATCTCCAGTTTCTTCACTCTCCGGTTCCTGTCTTCTTGGTTCTGGGAAATCATGAGTTCTACGGTCATCCTTGGGAACGGGGAACGGATCTTTACCGGATGGCGCTTGAGCGGGAGATGCCAAATGTTCGGCTTCTCGAGAGGGAGTCCGTCGTCCACAATGGTGTCCGGTTTCTGGGATCTACCCTCTGGACGGATTTTTTCGGAGGAGTGCAGGGTCCTGTCTCCGAAGAAAAGATGCTGGATTTTCAAAAAATTTGGAAATTGGACGGAGAACCGCTCCGATGGAAAAACGTGATGGAGGAATTTGAAATTTCCCGGGCCTGGCTTCAGGCTGAACTTGAAAAGCCGTTTTCGGGAAAAACGGTGGTTCTTACCCATCATCCGCCCTCTCTTCTTTCGAACGATCCGTCATTTTTGGATTCTCCTGTGTCCGGGGCGTTTTGTAACCGGTTGGACGACCTGGTCGAAAAGACCTGTCCCGACATCTGGATCCACGGGCATACCCACAATACGGCAGATTACAGGATCGGAAACACCCGGATCCTCTGTAACCCTTATGGCTACCGGGGGATCGAAATCAATCCGGACTGGAACGAGGAATCGATGGTGGAGGTAGGGGAGTGA